In the genome of Corticium candelabrum chromosome 18, ooCorCand1.1, whole genome shotgun sequence, the window GCAGCGGCTTACAGTCACTAGAAACATCCCGATTGTGGTGAGATTCGTGACACTGCCTTGTCACAACGAATTAGGACTAAGACTCCTCTTGCTATCTTCGTACAGTAAGTCCATGGTGCACAATTGGCGAAGCAAAGTCTGGTGATATAGTCCACTCGGGTCTTGATCCTTTATCATATGGTGTAGTAATTGATTGACTTGCAGGCATGAATGTCACCCATCTCATTATTCTGCACTTTAGCAGCCTTATCCTTCTCATAATAAAACAGTTTACGGCCAGTCTGGAGTATACCTGCTATAAATTGATTATACATGTattgtaatacacacacacacacacacacacacacacacacacacacacacacacacacacacacacacacacacacacacacacacacacacacacacacacacacacacacacacacacacacacacacacacacacacacacacacacacacacaccacacacacacacacacacacacacacacacacacacacacacacacacacaggcttaACGCATGTACTGCACataaattgtttgtcttttcttgATTAAGCTTAAAACATGATTATGTTGTATAATGCTGCTGTGGTACATTAGTGACACAGCAATGTAACGATGGGTTGAGACTCCATTCAAAGTATAATCCAATAAAATCACAACCCTAGATGGACCCACTAGCCCCACCTACAGATGGAAGAAAATTTTTCACTTTTTACTGACAGAACAGTAAATGCCATTTTCCTTCTACGTATTTTTACTATTTTATTGAGTAACATATTGGACACCATGTTAACAGTCTAGCACGCTTGCCAATTTGTTACAACAGATTTTCCAATAAAACTGCTATGTGCAAGTACCAACGATCGGAAACGTCTACGAGCACCATAGACACGAGTACAACTTACGTTCACTCATTGTCTATGGCCGCTGCACTCAAATGCTCGCTGCTGCTTACTCGGTCACGATGAGATAAATGTTCCGAGTCTTGTCTTCTCGTTCTATATCACACAGCAAATATTTAAACATTCCTTGGTATGAAAATATTTATTGCATGCCTGTGACGTGGGTGGGTCAAGTCTTCGAGATGAAGAGCGGGACTCCGTGTGGGCAGCTCGAAATCGAGTAATCTGGGATCGTCGAGCTCTAACCGTGTAGCCTGGTAGGACGGGTCTCGAGTTGTTGAGTGATTGAAACCGGTCATGAAGTCGGTCCCTTGTTTGACGAGGCGATTCGTCACATCAGTTCTGCATGGACGTTTGCAATAAGACAATGTACATTGGGATGTACAGCAAGAGTTTGATTccggtgtctgtctgtctgtctgtctgtcgggaGTCAATGAAGCCGTGTGTTGTACGGCTCACCTTCTGTGTGTcgcttgcatgtgcatgcggtCGACTTCTCGATGCAACACTTTTCTTTCGTCTAGCAGTTGCCTTTCACGAGAAAGTAGTGTAGCAATCTAAAGCAACCCATAGACATCAAACAGTCAGATACTCAATTCGAAAAATTTTTTGCATCCAATGGTAGACCATTAGTTGTCTCTAATGGTGTATTACGTATCACGTACTTGTCGACTTGCTGTGTCAGCTCTTGATTCGGCGTCTTGTAGAAGGCGTTTCAGTCGGCTTTGTACAGATTGGAGATCTCCGACTTGCTGCTCACTCTAAGAAAGTCACAGAGGTAATGGAATATGGTTGGAGGTTTGGGATGAACGTGAACCTCGTGCTGAGCGGTTCTCGCCGATTCGATTTGTATGGTGAGTTCTTCATTCCTTCTTTTTAGTCGAATCATTTCGGCTCTGAGCACAACAAACATTTCCAAgtcagacatgcacacacacacacacacacacacacacacacacacacacacacacacacacacacacacacacacacacacacacacacacacacacacacacacacacacacacacacacacacacacacacacacacacacacacacacacacacacacacacacacacacacacacacacgtacactgAAGTTACCTCATTTCGGAGACTGTGTGTTCTAACTTGGAAGCCAATGCTTTAGACTCTTCTCTCCatctaaacacaaacaactcaatCGACTTCATACTAACAATATCATCGAGAACACAGGTCAGTAAATATAAATTccaattaaatttaattataaatattaattacaattgtaCCACACAGTAAATAGATACAGCGATAAGACTTTTCTCGAGAAGCACAAACATGCATAACAGCGTAACATCCTCTATGATTCACTCACTTTGCTCCAATTCGTCTTTGAGCTGTTAGCAATTGCCTAAGTTCGTGTGTATTCTGTCGATGAGCATCTCCGCTGTTTTCTAGCTGATGTGAAAATTCCTTCTCTTTTATGGCCTGTTGCTGTTGAAGTGTCGCCACTTCTTGGGCCAGTTTTCGCTCCATAGCTTCCCGGCTTTGTTCTGCTGTCCTagcttgtctatttgtctgatCTAGATCGCCTAATACAATAAACTAGAtcaggtcacacacacacacacacacacacacacacacacacacacacacacacacacacacacacacacacacacacacagccatctatatatatatatatatatatatatatatatatataacaattagcataattaattatttaattagtttgAATTCCACTAGCACTGTTTGTAACTTAAGTCTTGGGGTGTGTTTTGAGGTTTGTGTAGCTGTGTAGCTTCAGTGACGTTTATTGGTGCAAAGATGCCGTACAATCATGTGTGACGTACCTAGTAACTTGATTCTTTCATCGCGAAGCTGCTCGCATTCCTGATCTCTTGACTGAAGGCGACGTTCAAGTTCAGCGACGTGGGACTCCGAATGCATACGTTCCTGTTCCCAGCTAAAAGAAAGGAGTTTGCTGACGAGctcaaagtgtgtgtgtgtgtgtgtgtgtgtgtgtgtgtgtgtgtgtgtgtgtgtgtgtgtgtggtgtgtgtgttgtctctgACCTGATCTCCTTTTGTCTGCACTGTGTTGCGATCGTATTCAGTTTCAACTGCAGTTCGTCTCGTGCTCTTTCAGCAAGACCTATCCGAGACTGAAATTGCTGAAGAGCATTCGAGTGTCGTGAACCATCCTCGGGCCTCTCCCTCAGGACCTACACGAGCAACAATACAGTAATCCAACAATCAACTCACTAGagcctcacacacacacacacacacacacacacacacacacacacacacacacacacgaacaaacaaacacacacacacacacacgacaagaTGTGGGCCATGACACTCAAGTTATTGTCTaaacctgtgtgtgtgtgtgtgtgtgtgtgtgtgtgtgtgtgtgtgtgtgtgtgtgtgtgtgtgtgtgtgtgtgtgtgtgtgtctgtttgtgtgtgtgcacacgcatgtgagtgtatgtgtcaACATAATTCCCTATAATCTCTATTCTAAAACAGCAGACGCTCTGTTACCTACGAGTCTACGACTATCCGCTTTTGTTGAAAGTCAAACACACATCCATTACCCGAGAGGCTAACTGTATCGCTGCATGACTACACTCTATGTACAAGCATCAACCTTTTCAAGTTCTTTTTCTACtgttttcttttctctttGTGCCCTGTCC includes:
- the LOC134193901 gene encoding sodium channel and clathrin linker 1-like isoform X3: MEIDLAERQVTLDRAQREKKTVEKELEKVLRERPEDGSRHSNALQQFQSRIGLAERARDELQLKLNTIATQCRQKEISWEQERMHSESHVAELERRLQSRDQECEQLRDERIKLLGDLDQTNRQARTAEQSREAMERKLAQEVATLQQQQAIKEKEFSHQLENSGDAHRQNTHELRQLLTAQRRIGAKWREESKALASKLEHTVSEMRAEMIRLKRRNEELTIQIESARTAQHESEQQVGDLQSVQSRLKRLLQDAESRADTASRQIATLLSRERQLLDERKVLHREVDRMHMQATHRRTDVTNRLVKQGTDFMTGFNHSTTRDPSYQATRLELDDPRLLDFELPTRSPALHLEDLTHPRHRTRRQDSEHLSHRDRVSSSEHLSAAAIDNE